In Nocardioides sp., the following proteins share a genomic window:
- a CDS encoding protein-arginine deiminase family protein: MNLNLRQSLATLALLPLAVALTPAVAHADGPAWTADVRADANRDGVVTAADEAVEDSAAAIVLPNLDDDSRRCPSKVKVPLPKPPKAPKKGAPKSEFKAYNKAMKAYEKKRSAVGLKIDRRLNACNDATDAKVNGAADVADLAPITTVPLPDVPADATGTLRLDTTRARLFQQVADGSWRMVTPSTRLTAQQLRDGVRLGVEAKDINRDAATWNGRVKVTLEVTAGSQRTADTVTLSVAPMLSHTHLQRAEMMLAPQPMSVRKDSAMKRFNAQLTEVAHQAGVTGGVKVMPTEEAWQQDYVEPMYVSMPTSSGTHSIRLLLRSHQNRDTGHALYSLRGKDVGVVWQGKEVEYSTLNSMGNFETIPPFSHAGKTYASGRIILGRDEEKNDHGQLSTQMLTMLAAQGGVEGGIQQPLILNTGWLGVGHVDEFLSFAPADTPRGWRLLVADPMAAIDLLRQAKQAGHGDTNVDARMKGDAYNLTVAEALRPGRKGLVDANEFATGRIAANVERIKAATGLTDDEIVGIPVLYRGDYPSKAKHPAQVSAYLPGAINSPIINGYVAAPRQFALRVDGRDVFASAVKTAYAKAGLKVGWVDDYYSHHNGGGEVHCGSNTLRDMGQQWW; encoded by the coding sequence ATGAACCTCAACCTGCGCCAGTCCCTGGCCACCCTCGCGCTCCTGCCCCTGGCCGTCGCCCTCACGCCTGCCGTCGCCCACGCCGACGGACCCGCCTGGACAGCCGACGTGCGTGCCGACGCCAACCGCGACGGCGTCGTGACCGCAGCCGACGAAGCGGTCGAGGACTCGGCTGCGGCGATCGTGCTGCCCAACCTCGACGACGACTCGCGACGCTGCCCCTCGAAGGTCAAGGTGCCGCTGCCCAAGCCGCCCAAGGCACCGAAGAAGGGGGCACCCAAGTCGGAGTTCAAGGCGTACAACAAGGCGATGAAGGCGTACGAGAAGAAGCGCAGTGCGGTCGGCCTGAAGATCGACCGTCGCCTCAACGCCTGCAACGACGCGACGGATGCGAAGGTGAACGGCGCGGCTGACGTCGCTGATCTGGCGCCGATCACGACGGTCCCGTTGCCGGACGTCCCCGCTGATGCCACCGGCACACTTCGCCTCGACACCACCCGTGCCCGACTCTTCCAACAGGTCGCCGACGGCTCCTGGCGCATGGTCACACCCTCGACCCGGCTGACAGCGCAGCAGTTGCGAGACGGCGTACGCCTTGGGGTCGAGGCCAAGGACATCAACCGCGATGCGGCGACCTGGAACGGGCGCGTCAAGGTCACCCTGGAGGTGACCGCTGGGTCGCAGCGCACCGCCGACACCGTCACTCTCAGCGTCGCGCCGATGTTGTCGCACACTCATCTCCAGCGCGCCGAGATGATGCTCGCGCCGCAGCCGATGTCGGTGCGCAAGGACAGCGCGATGAAGCGATTCAACGCCCAGTTGACCGAGGTCGCACACCAGGCGGGTGTGACCGGGGGCGTGAAGGTGATGCCGACCGAGGAGGCCTGGCAGCAGGATTATGTCGAGCCGATGTACGTGTCGATGCCGACGTCGTCGGGCACGCACTCGATCCGGCTGCTGCTGCGTTCACACCAGAACCGCGACACCGGCCACGCGCTGTATTCGTTGCGCGGCAAGGACGTCGGGGTCGTATGGCAGGGCAAGGAGGTCGAATACAGCACCCTCAACTCGATGGGGAACTTCGAGACGATCCCGCCCTTCAGCCACGCGGGCAAGACGTACGCCTCCGGCCGGATCATCCTCGGCAGGGACGAGGAGAAGAACGACCACGGCCAACTCTCCACCCAGATGCTCACCATGCTCGCCGCCCAGGGTGGTGTCGAGGGCGGCATCCAGCAACCGCTGATCCTCAACACCGGCTGGCTCGGGGTCGGTCACGTGGACGAGTTCTTGAGCTTCGCGCCCGCCGACACACCGCGCGGCTGGCGCCTGCTCGTCGCCGACCCGATGGCCGCGATCGACCTGCTGCGCCAGGCCAAGCAGGCGGGACATGGTGACACCAACGTCGATGCGCGGATGAAGGGCGACGCCTACAACCTGACGGTGGCCGAGGCGTTGCGACCCGGACGCAAGGGCCTGGTGGACGCCAACGAGTTCGCGACCGGTCGGATCGCGGCGAACGTGGAACGGATCAAGGCGGCGACCGGCCTCACCGACGACGAGATCGTGGGGATCCCGGTGCTCTATCGCGGGGACTACCCCTCGAAGGCCAAGCACCCGGCCCAGGTCTCGGCGTACCTGCCCGGCGCGATCAACTCCCCCATCATCAACGGTTACGTCGCTGCCCCGCGCCAGTTCGCGCTGCGCGTCGACGGCCGCGACGTCTTCGCCTCAGCAGTCAAGACTGCGTACGCCAAGGCTGGGCTCAAGGTCGGCTGGGTCGACGACTACTACAGCCACCACAACGGCGGCGGCGAGGTGCATTGCGGCTCCAACACGCTGCGCGACATGGGCCAGCAGTGGTGGTGA
- a CDS encoding NlpC/P60 family protein, translated as MSPVRPEAQAGFMRPIAKSRMRPGDFMFFYGRGGVYHAAIFLGWDRGGARMVHAPGSGRRVSVARPWTTSWFGRTLR; from the coding sequence GTGTCCCCCGTACGTCCGGAAGCTCAGGCCGGCTTCATGCGACCGATCGCCAAGTCGCGGATGCGCCCGGGCGACTTCATGTTCTTCTACGGCCGCGGTGGCGTCTACCACGCCGCGATCTTCCTCGGCTGGGACCGCGGTGGTGCTCGAATGGTGCACGCCCCCGGCTCCGGTCGTCGGGTGAGCGTGGCGCGGCCGTGGACGACCAGCTGGTTCGGTCGTACGCTGCGTTGA
- a CDS encoding phosphotransferase encodes MNAPRAAGVRTPWSAMPAAIHAWAEDLLGSPVTDVREQVGGMSPGCATRLVAANGERLFVKAVGAALNPDTPTLFRRESAVLTALGDDPFWARLIDTYDDGDWVALALDDIEGTLPDLTNDATLEWVCEETDRLVGRLATYAISPAVAPGAGPRPAAEPLLNWASAFDHLTELPTDALPAAVVAHAPALQALLRDAAEETSTQLAHFDIRNDNLLVRADGSLVFIDWGMAMVGSSWLDPFVVRLERAELPWFDESVAASPLLQEAGDDLVTALLAGIGTHLVWRTQTAVDIGLPTLQEFRKQESRRFLAGAQRRLT; translated from the coding sequence ATGAACGCTCCACGCGCGGCGGGCGTACGCACTCCCTGGTCGGCCATGCCCGCCGCCATCCACGCCTGGGCCGAGGATCTGCTTGGCTCACCGGTAACCGACGTCCGCGAACAGGTCGGCGGCATGTCACCCGGTTGCGCGACGCGGCTGGTGGCCGCCAACGGCGAACGCCTCTTCGTGAAGGCGGTCGGCGCTGCGCTGAATCCCGACACCCCGACCCTCTTCCGACGCGAAAGTGCCGTGCTGACCGCGCTGGGAGATGATCCGTTCTGGGCGCGTCTAATCGACACCTACGACGACGGCGACTGGGTGGCGTTGGCGCTCGACGACATTGAGGGCACCCTGCCCGACCTCACCAACGACGCGACGTTGGAATGGGTCTGCGAGGAGACCGACCGCCTGGTCGGCAGGTTGGCGACGTACGCCATCTCGCCTGCTGTGGCTCCTGGCGCCGGACCGCGTCCGGCTGCCGAACCGTTGCTCAACTGGGCTTCCGCCTTTGATCACCTCACCGAACTGCCAACCGATGCGCTGCCCGCGGCGGTAGTGGCGCACGCGCCAGCGTTGCAAGCCCTCCTTCGAGATGCCGCCGAAGAGACCTCCACTCAGCTGGCCCACTTCGACATCCGCAACGACAACCTGCTGGTACGCGCGGACGGCTCGTTGGTCTTCATCGACTGGGGTATGGCCATGGTCGGCTCGTCCTGGCTGGATCCGTTCGTCGTACGCCTCGAACGCGCCGAGTTGCCCTGGTTCGATGAGTCCGTAGCGGCCTCGCCATTGCTGCAGGAGGCTGGCGACGACCTCGTCACGGCGCTGCTGGCCGGGATCGGCACCCACCTGGTGTGGCGTACGCAGACGGCCGTCGACATCGGCCTCCCCACCCTGCAGGAGTTCCGAAAGCAGGAATCGCGCCGGTTCCTCGCCGGTGCCCAACGCCGACTGACGTGA
- a CDS encoding alpha/beta fold hydrolase, producing MMRTRALPALACLSLVLTTAACSGSGSEPEATSSSTTTSSTSAHDTGFEPSPISWSKCKGGDFKGLKCASLEVPLDYADPTGAQISLALSMLPHKGEKSRGVLLSNPGGPGMPGRALPVTLGESAKVLRSYDIIGIDTRGIGGSTPAIDCGKPDGGAPTKPPTEDAAFAQWEKAAADYARRCADGPSKALLPHVSTANLAEDMDSVRKALGADKINYWGMSFGTHLGQTYATLHPDRVEKMLLDGVTAPDLNWSTMGWQQVVTLNDNLARFYAYLAQNDKVLKLGSDPAAIATKVKALFRKLQQKPTGDLGPDQLSGALNQAAYGTGFWTLVGPGLSAAINDGDFRVLAGLASPSDGAEAGYLAVTCNESQWPDFADYVEEAKAAAVKAPYFAWGEAWLTAPCVTWPGDPVEKVTIDGSAFTAPVLLYGETYDGATPFSGALATRAAFPSAALIEGKDGVNHAASAGTTGCAKKAISTFWADGTLPERKTGDQADLICPVAAPAKPMPMPTQK from the coding sequence ATGATGCGTACGCGGGCTCTACCAGCCCTTGCCTGTCTCAGCCTGGTCCTGACCACCGCCGCTTGCAGCGGCAGCGGTTCCGAGCCCGAGGCGACCAGCTCCTCCACCACCACGTCGTCGACTTCCGCGCACGACACCGGCTTCGAACCCAGCCCAATCTCATGGAGCAAATGCAAGGGCGGTGACTTCAAGGGGTTGAAGTGCGCGTCGCTGGAAGTGCCGCTCGACTACGCGGACCCGACCGGCGCCCAGATCTCGCTGGCGCTCAGCATGCTGCCTCACAAGGGCGAAAAGTCGAGAGGCGTGCTGCTCAGCAACCCGGGTGGTCCCGGCATGCCGGGACGCGCGCTGCCCGTCACGCTGGGCGAGTCCGCCAAGGTGCTGCGGTCGTACGACATCATCGGCATCGACACCCGCGGCATCGGTGGCAGCACGCCCGCGATCGACTGCGGCAAGCCTGATGGCGGCGCGCCCACTAAGCCGCCCACCGAGGACGCGGCCTTCGCGCAGTGGGAAAAGGCGGCGGCCGACTACGCCCGGCGCTGTGCCGATGGACCGAGCAAGGCGCTGCTCCCTCACGTCTCGACCGCCAACCTCGCCGAAGACATGGACTCCGTACGCAAGGCGCTCGGCGCCGACAAGATCAACTACTGGGGCATGTCGTTTGGCACCCATCTCGGCCAGACGTACGCCACCTTGCACCCCGACCGGGTCGAAAAGATGCTGCTCGACGGGGTGACCGCGCCGGACCTGAACTGGAGCACGATGGGGTGGCAGCAGGTGGTCACGCTCAACGACAACCTGGCTCGCTTCTATGCCTACCTGGCGCAAAACGACAAGGTCCTCAAGCTGGGCTCGGATCCGGCGGCGATCGCGACCAAGGTCAAGGCCCTCTTTCGCAAACTCCAGCAGAAGCCCACGGGTGATCTGGGGCCTGACCAGTTGTCTGGTGCACTCAACCAGGCGGCGTACGGCACGGGCTTTTGGACCCTCGTCGGCCCTGGTCTGAGCGCTGCGATCAACGACGGCGACTTCCGGGTGCTCGCGGGGCTGGCCTCGCCTAGCGATGGCGCGGAGGCGGGCTATCTCGCGGTGACGTGCAACGAGAGCCAGTGGCCCGACTTCGCAGACTACGTCGAGGAGGCCAAGGCGGCAGCGGTGAAGGCTCCGTACTTCGCCTGGGGCGAGGCCTGGCTGACGGCACCCTGCGTCACCTGGCCCGGTGATCCTGTCGAGAAGGTGACCATCGACGGCTCGGCGTTCACCGCCCCCGTGCTGCTCTACGGCGAGACCTACGACGGCGCGACTCCCTTCTCCGGGGCGCTTGCGACGCGTGCGGCCTTCCCCAGTGCGGCACTGATCGAGGGCAAGGACGGCGTCAACCACGCCGCCAGCGCCGGCACGACTGGTTGTGCGAAGAAGGCGATCAGCACGTTCTGGGCCGATGGCACCCTGCCCGAGCGCAAGACCGGCGACCAGGCCGATCTGATCTGCCCGGTCGCCGCTCCAGCTAAGCCGATGCCGATGCCGACGCAAAAGTAG
- a CDS encoding SRPBCC family protein has translation MSNKSLPGSILHAAGQALSGSLTDEVTVHIDATPEQVWALVSDVTRIGEFSPETLTARWTRGATGPEAGAYFKGQVKRNGVGPTYWTLCRVDVADEPRQFEFTVVVKDQAVNTWGYRIVPASSGVDVTEYFKLDPNPALRLYWLLLGWARGGTNREGMRTTLERIRAVVEAE, from the coding sequence ATGTCCAATAAGTCTCTTCCAGGATCGATCCTGCACGCCGCCGGCCAAGCGCTCTCCGGGAGCCTGACCGACGAAGTCACCGTGCACATCGACGCCACCCCCGAGCAGGTCTGGGCGCTGGTGAGCGACGTGACCCGCATCGGGGAATTCAGTCCCGAGACGCTGACCGCTCGCTGGACCCGCGGTGCGACCGGACCGGAGGCAGGCGCCTATTTCAAAGGACAGGTCAAGCGCAACGGCGTCGGCCCGACCTATTGGACGCTGTGTCGCGTCGATGTCGCAGATGAGCCGCGTCAGTTCGAGTTCACGGTCGTGGTCAAAGACCAAGCGGTGAATACGTGGGGCTACCGGATCGTGCCGGCCAGCAGCGGGGTGGACGTCACCGAATACTTCAAGCTCGACCCCAATCCGGCACTGCGGCTGTATTGGCTGCTGCTCGGCTGGGCTCGCGGCGGGACCAACCGCGAGGGCATGCGTACGACGCTGGAGCGGATCCGCGCGGTCGTCGAGGCCGAATGA
- the rpsT gene encoding 30S ribosomal protein S20 → MANIKSQIKRIKQNEKRHERNKAVKSALKSAIRKFREAAEAGEKDQAIELGRAANKALDKAASKGVIHKNQAANRKSAISKKAASL, encoded by the coding sequence GTGGCAAACATCAAGTCCCAGATCAAGCGGATCAAGCAGAACGAGAAGCGCCACGAGCGCAACAAGGCGGTCAAGTCCGCCCTCAAGTCCGCGATCCGCAAGTTCCGCGAGGCCGCCGAGGCCGGCGAGAAGGACCAGGCCATCGAGCTCGGTCGCGCCGCCAACAAGGCTCTCGACAAGGCCGCGTCCAAGGGCGTGATCCACAAGAACCAGGCCGCCAACCGCAAGTCGGCGATCTCCAAGAAGGCTGCGTCGCTCTGA
- the lepA gene encoding translation elongation factor 4, whose amino-acid sequence MSLKNAPKPGSTDPAIIRNFCIIAHIDHGKSTLADRMLQLTGVVDERAARAQYLDRMDIERERGITIKSQAVRMPWTVAEGNDAGAEPGTYVLNMIDTPGHVDFTYEVSRSLEACEAAILLVDAAQGIEAQTLANLYLAMGADLHIIPVLNKIDLPSANVDKYAAELAGLVGCEPEEVLLTSAKTGMGVEALLDEIVKQTPAPVGDPTAPPRALIFDSVYDTYRGVVTYVRVVDGHLTHRDRIKMMSTNAVHEMLEVGVISPEPVKGDRIGVGEVGYLITGVKDVRQSRVGDTVTSQHHGATEALGGYKHPNPMVYAGLYPIDGDDYPTLRESLEKLQLNDAALTYEPETSGALGFGFRCGFLGLLHMEITRDRLEREFNLDLISTAPNVVYEVILDDGRSVEVTNPSEYPDGKVDEVREPVVRATILAPSDFIGTIMELCQQKRGSLLGMDYLSEDRVEMRYTLPMGEIVFDFFDQLKSRTKGYASLDYERSGEQAADLVKVDILLQGEPVDAFSAIVHRDAAYSYGVMMASKLKDLIPRQQFEVPIQAAIGARVIARETIRAIRKDVLAKCYGGDISRKRKLLEKQKAGKKRMKNIGSVEVPPEAFVAALSTTQPAEKSGKK is encoded by the coding sequence TTGAGCCTGAAGAACGCGCCCAAGCCGGGCTCGACGGACCCCGCGATCATCCGCAACTTCTGCATCATCGCCCACATCGACCACGGCAAGTCGACTCTGGCCGATCGGATGCTGCAACTGACCGGCGTCGTCGACGAGCGCGCCGCCCGCGCGCAGTACCTCGATCGGATGGACATCGAGCGCGAGCGCGGCATCACTATCAAATCGCAAGCCGTACGCATGCCGTGGACGGTCGCCGAGGGCAACGACGCGGGCGCCGAGCCGGGCACGTACGTGCTCAACATGATCGACACCCCCGGTCACGTCGACTTCACCTATGAGGTGTCGCGTTCGCTGGAGGCGTGTGAGGCGGCGATCCTGCTGGTCGACGCGGCCCAGGGCATCGAGGCGCAGACGCTGGCCAACCTTTATCTGGCGATGGGCGCCGACCTGCACATCATTCCGGTGCTGAACAAGATCGATCTGCCCAGCGCCAATGTCGACAAGTACGCCGCAGAGTTGGCTGGACTGGTCGGTTGTGAGCCCGAGGAGGTGCTGCTCACCAGCGCCAAGACCGGCATGGGAGTCGAGGCGCTGCTCGACGAGATCGTCAAGCAGACCCCCGCGCCGGTCGGCGACCCGACCGCGCCGCCGCGCGCGCTGATCTTCGACTCCGTCTATGACACCTATCGCGGCGTCGTGACGTATGTCCGCGTGGTCGATGGCCACCTGACCCACCGCGACCGGATCAAGATGATGTCCACCAACGCCGTCCACGAGATGCTCGAGGTCGGCGTGATCAGCCCCGAGCCGGTCAAGGGCGACCGCATCGGCGTCGGCGAGGTCGGTTATCTGATTACCGGCGTGAAGGACGTACGTCAGTCGCGCGTCGGCGACACCGTCACCTCTCAGCACCACGGTGCAACCGAAGCTCTCGGCGGCTACAAGCACCCCAACCCGATGGTCTACGCCGGGCTTTACCCGATCGACGGAGACGACTACCCGACGCTGCGCGAGTCCCTGGAGAAGCTGCAACTCAACGATGCCGCGCTGACGTACGAACCGGAGACCTCGGGCGCGCTCGGCTTCGGGTTCCGCTGCGGCTTCCTCGGCCTGTTGCACATGGAGATCACCCGAGACCGGTTGGAGCGTGAGTTCAACCTCGACCTGATCTCGACCGCACCCAACGTGGTCTACGAGGTGATCCTCGACGACGGCCGCAGTGTCGAGGTGACCAACCCCAGCGAATACCCCGACGGCAAGGTGGACGAGGTGCGCGAGCCGGTCGTACGCGCCACGATCCTCGCGCCGAGCGACTTCATCGGCACGATCATGGAGTTGTGCCAGCAGAAGCGCGGCTCGCTGCTCGGCATGGACTACTTGTCCGAGGACCGTGTCGAGATGCGCTACACCCTGCCGATGGGCGAGATCGTCTTCGACTTCTTCGACCAGTTGAAGTCGCGGACCAAGGGGTATGCCTCGCTCGACTACGAGCGCTCGGGTGAGCAGGCGGCCGACCTGGTCAAGGTCGACATCTTGTTGCAGGGCGAGCCGGTGGACGCGTTCAGCGCGATCGTGCACCGCGATGCGGCGTACTCCTATGGCGTGATGATGGCCTCCAAGCTCAAGGACCTGATCCCGCGCCAGCAGTTCGAGGTGCCGATCCAGGCTGCCATCGGTGCCCGGGTGATCGCGCGCGAGACCATCCGCGCGATCCGCAAGGACGTGCTCGCCAAGTGCTACGGCGGTGACATCAGCCGCAAGCGCAAGCTGCTGGAGAAGCAGAAGGCGGGCAAGAAGCGGATGAAGAACATCGGCTCGGTCGAGGTCCCACCCGAGGCGTTCGTAGCCGCGCTGTCGACGACTCAGCCTGCGGAGAAGTCCGGCAAGAAGTAA
- a CDS encoding DUF2332 family protein: MSGDERPTIVVSAVAMVRDGQVLTVRKRGTCRFMLPGGKWEPGEEPDDAAIREVREELGLVVEGVQLLGVFEADAANEPGHLVRSHVFVAQLPGEPQIAAEIEELRWVALDAAPADDLAPLTKRLLPLLARRNPVAQPSLADQFRHHFGHHEHLYGVLLDHLADDLDAGGATARICRDKLSASRGDAIQLRLLAAIYRIVLRGEAPELVRFYPALGGTEDPALAWPYLRPLLTTHEAELRAALDLPPQTNEVGRSAGLIIALFEAVRRSGLRKVRLLEPGASAGLNLHVDRYAYRGTDWAWGSSTLTMETGALGVEPVEFEIVERGGCDLSPVDASTSDGATYLRSFVWPFDLARSERLARALEIAGQHPVTVDEAPAAQWMSAQLARPVDEDILTVVWQSITRQYWPESESDAVDAAIADARERVPIVHITMEGVPPVQGSDGYVIEAHGPALTIDGDVIARSHHHGLPVILA; encoded by the coding sequence ATGTCTGGGGACGAACGGCCCACCATCGTGGTCTCGGCGGTCGCGATGGTGCGCGACGGCCAGGTGTTGACCGTACGCAAGCGGGGCACCTGCCGCTTCATGCTGCCGGGCGGCAAGTGGGAGCCGGGGGAGGAGCCCGACGACGCGGCGATCCGTGAGGTGCGTGAGGAACTGGGCCTGGTGGTCGAGGGGGTGCAACTGCTTGGCGTCTTCGAGGCCGACGCCGCCAACGAGCCCGGGCATCTCGTACGCTCGCACGTCTTCGTCGCGCAGTTGCCCGGCGAGCCGCAGATCGCGGCCGAGATCGAAGAGCTGCGCTGGGTGGCGCTCGACGCTGCTCCGGCTGACGACCTCGCTCCGCTGACCAAGCGACTGTTGCCGCTGCTGGCCCGGCGGAACCCCGTCGCCCAGCCGAGCCTGGCCGATCAGTTCCGACACCACTTCGGCCACCACGAACACCTGTACGGCGTGCTGCTCGATCACCTGGCCGACGATCTCGACGCGGGCGGGGCCACCGCACGGATCTGTCGCGACAAACTGTCCGCGAGCCGTGGCGATGCGATCCAGCTGCGGCTCTTGGCCGCGATCTATCGGATCGTGCTGCGCGGCGAGGCACCTGAGTTGGTGCGCTTCTATCCGGCCCTGGGAGGCACGGAGGACCCGGCACTGGCGTGGCCGTACCTCCGGCCGCTGCTGACCACTCACGAAGCCGAACTGCGAGCGGCGCTCGACCTGCCGCCACAGACCAATGAGGTGGGCCGCTCGGCCGGTCTGATCATTGCGCTCTTCGAGGCGGTGAGACGCTCGGGTCTTCGCAAGGTGAGGCTGCTCGAACCCGGCGCGAGCGCGGGTCTCAATCTCCACGTCGACAGGTATGCCTACCGCGGTACGGACTGGGCTTGGGGCAGCTCGACGCTGACGATGGAAACGGGAGCGCTGGGTGTCGAACCCGTCGAGTTCGAGATTGTCGAACGTGGTGGTTGCGACCTGTCGCCCGTGGACGCGAGCACGAGCGACGGCGCGACCTACCTGCGCTCCTTCGTGTGGCCGTTCGATCTCGCGCGTTCCGAGCGCCTGGCCAGAGCGCTCGAGATCGCCGGACAGCACCCGGTCACCGTCGACGAGGCCCCTGCGGCGCAGTGGATGTCTGCGCAGCTCGCCCGACCGGTGGACGAGGACATCCTGACGGTGGTGTGGCAGTCGATCACGCGGCAGTACTGGCCGGAGTCTGAGTCGGACGCAGTCGACGCAGCCATCGCCGACGCCCGAGAGCGGGTGCCGATCGTGCACATCACAATGGAGGGCGTGCCTCCGGTGCAGGGCAGCGACGGCTACGTGATTGAGGCACACGGCCCCGCGTTGACGATCGACGGCGACGTGATCGCGCGCTCACATCACCACGGCCTCCCGGTCATCCTGGCGTGA
- the holA gene encoding DNA polymerase III subunit delta — protein MRATRAEDVLGRITLVTGKEEFLNERTVSAVKTAVRAYDAEAELSETLAGDLTLAALGELAAPSLFSSTRGVVVRALENLPEESVAGIVDYAKTPADDVALVLVHGGGVKGSGLLKKLRALGTVTEVKSAEVKGWEMGRWAVAEARGLGTKLDEGAAEFLVQAVGQDLRSLAAAIRQLGTDFPGEPLTTDKVKRYFGGRAEATSFAVADHAFFGRTAQALEELRWAIDGGTSPVLITSAFASGARGIAKLIAAPRGLSEGALAGQVGVPPWKLKSLRPQAKGFTPRGIGLALRAIAEADADIKGKAHDAPYTLERLVLTVTELREVR, from the coding sequence ATGAGAGCAACACGAGCCGAGGACGTGCTGGGTCGGATCACACTGGTGACCGGCAAGGAGGAGTTCCTCAACGAGCGCACCGTGTCGGCGGTGAAGACTGCGGTGCGGGCGTACGACGCGGAAGCCGAACTCTCCGAGACCCTTGCGGGCGACCTCACCCTGGCGGCACTGGGGGAGTTGGCCGCGCCGTCGCTGTTCTCTTCGACGCGTGGCGTGGTCGTGCGTGCGCTGGAGAACCTGCCCGAGGAGTCCGTGGCGGGGATCGTGGACTACGCCAAGACTCCAGCCGACGATGTCGCTCTCGTGCTCGTGCACGGCGGAGGCGTCAAAGGCTCCGGACTGCTCAAGAAACTGCGCGCGTTGGGCACCGTCACCGAGGTGAAGTCTGCCGAGGTCAAGGGCTGGGAGATGGGCCGGTGGGCGGTCGCGGAGGCCCGCGGGCTCGGCACGAAACTCGACGAGGGTGCCGCCGAGTTCCTGGTGCAAGCCGTCGGCCAGGACCTGCGCAGTCTCGCGGCGGCCATCCGCCAACTCGGCACCGACTTCCCGGGTGAGCCACTGACCACCGACAAGGTGAAGCGATACTTCGGTGGCCGGGCCGAGGCAACGTCGTTCGCGGTCGCCGACCATGCCTTCTTCGGGAGGACCGCTCAGGCGTTGGAAGAATTGCGCTGGGCGATCGACGGCGGCACTTCGCCAGTCTTGATCACCTCGGCATTCGCCAGCGGTGCCCGCGGGATCGCCAAACTCATCGCGGCGCCGCGCGGGCTGTCGGAGGGTGCCCTGGCCGGACAGGTCGGCGTACCTCCCTGGAAGTTGAAGTCGCTGCGACCCCAGGCCAAGGGCTTCACCCCACGCGGGATCGGGCTGGCGCTGCGTGCCATCGCCGAGGCCGATGCCGACATCAAGGGCAAGGCACACGACGCGCCCTACACGCTGGAGCGGCTGGTGCTCACGGTCACCGAGTTGCGTGAAGTGCGGTGA